In Lacrimispora indolis DSM 755, a genomic segment contains:
- a CDS encoding 3-isopropylmalate dehydratase small subunit, with protein sequence MSEIKGRVWKFGDNIPTDQIVRVDRALGDMAEMAKHVLENYNPEFPKKVQKGDILVAGKHFGQSSGRAVAPKAIKATGVGAVVVEYASRLFYRNAFEVGLPLVECPGITDHVSEGDCLSVDMATGKVKNETTGDVLQAQPVDSFLMEMLDAGGLIAFGPRIDEWKAD encoded by the coding sequence GTGAGTGAGATAAAAGGAAGAGTGTGGAAATTTGGTGACAATATTCCCACAGATCAGATAGTAAGAGTGGATCGAGCCTTGGGTGATATGGCGGAGATGGCCAAACACGTTTTGGAAAACTATAATCCGGAATTCCCGAAGAAGGTTCAGAAAGGGGATATTCTTGTAGCTGGAAAGCATTTTGGCCAGTCCTCAGGCAGGGCCGTGGCACCAAAGGCGATCAAGGCTACCGGCGTGGGTGCCGTGGTGGTAGAGTATGCTTCCAGGTTATTTTACAGAAATGCTTTTGAAGTAGGACTACCCCTTGTAGAATGTCCGGGAATTACAGATCATGTATCAGAAGGGGATTGTCTGTCCGTGGACATGGCAACAGGAAAGGTGAAAAATGAGACCACCGGTGATGTGTTGCAGGCACAGCCGGTAGATTCTTTCCTGATGGAGATGTTAGATGCCGGCGGTCTCATTGCCTTTGGTCCCAGAATTGATGAGTGGAAGGCTGACTGA
- a CDS encoding AbrB family transcriptional regulator translates to MEFAVGFILFWCVSYLGYLGGRHLKVSAPAILGPVACFMILTLLGIRLPVPSFQKPLLSVITGVFLGLRMNHSLKGVYRQLLVYVTGLILLSLAGIWVLTTMGIDRETAFFAAMPGGMAEITLMSLNYHSDPFVTVLLQSSRMLISMTFFSSLAAKYRRCPEERTDNMRSVSGKKISLLLWGILILISLAAAKLLDLFHMPAANILGSMLVVGAAVRKANLECKINRKLQTMVQIGIGGLTGVSISRESMMEFPHYVLPVILLSLLVVGFGLLMAYLLMKLTGWDKLTCILSCCPAGLSPTIMVAMEYGADTDIVTIFQVIRMVTVLLMTPVMIRFLV, encoded by the coding sequence ATGGAGTTCGCTGTTGGTTTTATATTATTCTGGTGTGTAAGTTATCTGGGATATCTGGGAGGCAGACACTTAAAAGTGTCTGCCCCTGCTATTTTAGGCCCTGTTGCCTGTTTTATGATCCTGACCCTTCTCGGGATTCGCCTTCCGGTTCCTTCATTCCAGAAACCACTTTTATCGGTGATCACAGGAGTGTTTCTGGGGCTGCGGATGAACCACAGTTTAAAAGGCGTGTACAGGCAGCTGCTAGTGTATGTTACTGGGCTTATTTTGTTATCCCTGGCGGGCATCTGGGTTCTGACAACTATGGGAATTGACAGGGAGACAGCCTTTTTTGCAGCTATGCCCGGCGGTATGGCTGAAATTACCCTGATGTCCCTCAATTATCATTCCGACCCCTTTGTGACCGTATTGCTTCAATCCTCCAGAATGCTGATCTCCATGACATTTTTCTCCTCTTTGGCTGCAAAATACAGGAGGTGCCCGGAGGAGAGAACAGATAACATGAGGTCAGTAAGCGGAAAAAAGATCTCCTTGCTTCTGTGGGGCATTCTAATTCTGATTTCCCTGGCGGCTGCTAAGCTCTTAGATCTATTTCACATGCCGGCGGCTAATATTCTGGGCTCTATGCTGGTGGTGGGAGCGGCTGTAAGGAAAGCGAACCTGGAATGTAAAATAAACAGGAAATTACAGACTATGGTGCAGATTGGGATTGGTGGCTTGACAGGGGTTTCCATATCCAGGGAGAGTATGATGGAATTTCCCCACTATGTGTTACCTGTCATTTTGCTGAGTCTGCTTGTGGTGGGCTTTGGACTTTTGATGGCATATCTCCTGATGAAGCTGACGGGTTGGGATAAGCTTACCTGTATTTTAAGCTGCTGCCCGGCAGGACTTTCTCCTACAATCATGGTGGCCATGGAATATGGGGCGGATACAGATATTGTAACGATCTTTCAGGTGATTCGAATGGTGACAGTGCTTCTCATGACTCCAGTGATGATCAGGTTTTTGGTATAG